A DNA window from Ignavibacteriales bacterium contains the following coding sequences:
- a CDS encoding class I SAM-dependent rRNA methyltransferase, which produces MKTIILKKNEDHRITNGHLWAFSNEIAEIKGEPQSGDIVELLNHQNKFLGIGIFNPNSLIAVRLLSHQKEDIDFQFFKKRIEAAFSLRQKIYKEADAYRLIHGEGDSLPGLIIDRFNNYFSIQTFSVGMDKRMTLICDVLDSLFKPKGIVERNEAPIRLIEGLEQRKGILRGAVEPVTISEYKVKYTLDLLEGQKTGFFLDQRENRTAFRRYVKEADVLDCFCNEGGFTLHAGYAGAKSVLGIDISESVIQRAKNNAALNNLDKIVRFQTGDAFVYLDQAVKDKKQFDVINLDPPSFAKSKKTVRKARRGYKEIHTNAMKILKPGGILATASCSYNITEETFLEIINDSARELGRRISLLEWHGAAPDHPVLIAMPETKYLKFGIFFVE; this is translated from the coding sequence ATGAAAACAATTATACTCAAGAAAAACGAAGACCACCGCATTACAAACGGTCACCTCTGGGCGTTCAGCAACGAAATTGCCGAGATTAAAGGCGAACCGCAGTCAGGCGATATAGTTGAATTACTTAACCATCAAAATAAATTTTTAGGAATCGGGATATTCAATCCGAACTCACTTATAGCCGTCAGACTTCTTTCTCATCAAAAAGAAGATATCGACTTCCAGTTTTTTAAAAAGCGGATAGAAGCGGCGTTTTCTCTTCGACAAAAAATTTACAAAGAGGCAGACGCCTACCGTCTGATTCATGGTGAAGGAGATTCACTCCCCGGTTTAATAATAGACCGGTTCAACAATTATTTTTCAATCCAAACTTTTTCTGTCGGGATGGATAAACGGATGACTCTCATCTGCGACGTTCTCGATTCTTTATTCAAACCGAAAGGGATCGTTGAGCGGAACGAAGCTCCTATCCGCCTTATTGAAGGTTTGGAACAAAGGAAAGGAATTCTCCGCGGTGCTGTTGAACCTGTTACAATTTCTGAGTACAAGGTTAAATACACACTAGATTTATTGGAAGGGCAAAAGACCGGATTCTTTCTTGACCAGCGTGAAAACCGCACTGCCTTCCGCCGTTATGTTAAAGAAGCAGACGTGCTCGATTGTTTCTGCAACGAGGGCGGATTCACGCTGCATGCAGGATACGCTGGAGCTAAGAGTGTGCTTGGTATCGATATTTCGGAATCGGTTATTCAGCGGGCAAAAAATAATGCGGCATTGAACAACCTCGATAAGATTGTCCGCTTTCAAACCGGCGATGCCTTTGTATATTTAGATCAAGCTGTAAAAGATAAAAAGCAATTCGATGTTATTAATCTCGATCCTCCATCTTTCGCCAAGAGTAAAAAGACCGTAAGGAAAGCAAGACGCGGTTACAAAGAAATCCACACCAACGCGATGAAAATATTAAAACCCGGTGGTATACTGGCAACTGCTTCGTGTTCGTACAACATCACCGAAGAAACTTTTTTAGAGATAATAAATGATAGCGCGCGTGAACTTGGACGACGTATTTCATTATTGGAGTGGCATGGCGCCGCGCCTGATCATCCGGTTCTTATCGCTATGCCCGAAACAAAGTACCTCAAGTTCGGAATATTTTTTGTGGAATAA
- the uvrA gene encoding excinuclease ABC subunit UvrA: MERSKSKRKNGILIRGARVHNLKNISLEIPRNKFVVITGVSGSGKSSLAFDTIYAEGQRRFVESLSSYARQFLERMDKPDVDFIQGISPAIAIEQKTSTRNPRSTVGTTTEIYDYLRLLFARIGKTVCPKCGKFVQKDSVSSILEKLKSISVGQEDIKLYILFPIHHHKDATPKREFDNLKRQGFFRFLYKNEIIDLNEKPIPPRAKLNEVLTLVDRLIYRRDKIDNRIADSIETAFTHGSGYAVIKLVSSGEEFRFNQHFECSSCGIRFEEPDPRLFSFNNPFGACTKCEGFGRAVGVDMDLVVPNKDLSIRDGAIQIWNTPKWHSWLGALLRIAYDEKIRVNIPYRDLTDREISIIENGTGYYKGIRDFFKMVERKSYKIYYRVLLSRYRGYTDCDLCGGSRLRPEALNIKIDGNTIHDVVRMTINESRELFRNLKLSDYDFEIGRRILDELKKRLGYLVNVGIGYLTLDRLSSTLSGGESQRINLSTALGSSLIGSLYVLDEPSIGLHPRDNEKLISILKSLRDVGNTVIVVEHDADMMKSADEIVDMGPRAGEFGGEIVFQGDYKKLLKNKNSLTGKYLSGELEIPVPSKRRKPKQKKIIIKDASEHNLNGIDVEIPLNLFVAVTGVSGSGKSTLIHEILYAGLKRIKGDFSEKVGHHKTIIGAEAVEGVELVDQSPIGKTPRSNPTTYIKVFDLIRDLFASTQSAKVHGFAPGHFSFNVPGGRCETCKGSGTQTIEMQFLADLELTCEVCKGKRFKKEILEIRFHDKNIDDVLNMTVTEAIHFFGSHAVGKRVAKRLQVLDDVGLGYIRLGQSATTLSGGEAQRIKLASHLGNQDEQKHTLFIFDEPTTGLHLDDIAKLLKCFDALIENGNSVLIIEHNMDVIKCADWIIDLGPDAGDEGGRIVAVGTPEEIAECKRSYTGEFLKKYI; the protein is encoded by the coding sequence TTGGAGAGATCCAAATCGAAAAGAAAAAATGGCATCCTAATACGCGGTGCCAGGGTCCATAATCTCAAAAATATTTCGCTCGAGATTCCGAGGAATAAATTTGTGGTAATCACAGGTGTAAGCGGTTCAGGGAAATCGAGCCTCGCCTTCGATACTATTTATGCGGAGGGACAGCGCAGGTTTGTTGAATCGCTATCATCTTATGCCCGACAATTTTTGGAAAGGATGGACAAACCTGATGTCGATTTCATCCAGGGTATCAGTCCTGCAATCGCAATCGAACAAAAAACATCTACCCGTAATCCACGTTCGACCGTTGGCACTACCACCGAAATTTATGATTACCTTCGTTTACTATTCGCCCGAATCGGGAAAACGGTATGTCCGAAATGCGGAAAATTTGTGCAGAAAGATTCAGTAAGTAGCATTTTGGAAAAACTTAAATCGATTAGCGTCGGGCAGGAAGATATTAAATTATATATTTTATTTCCAATTCATCACCATAAAGATGCTACCCCTAAACGAGAGTTCGATAATCTTAAACGACAAGGATTTTTCAGGTTCCTTTATAAAAATGAAATTATTGATTTGAATGAAAAACCGATTCCTCCAAGAGCAAAACTTAACGAAGTGTTGACCCTGGTGGATCGGTTGATTTATCGTCGGGATAAAATTGATAATCGAATTGCCGATTCGATAGAAACGGCATTCACGCACGGCTCCGGATACGCTGTGATAAAATTAGTCTCAAGCGGTGAAGAGTTTCGCTTCAACCAGCATTTCGAGTGTTCATCGTGCGGTATTCGGTTCGAAGAGCCGGATCCGCGACTTTTCTCTTTCAATAATCCATTCGGTGCCTGTACTAAGTGCGAGGGTTTCGGCCGCGCTGTTGGTGTTGATATGGACCTCGTTGTTCCGAATAAAGATTTATCCATTCGCGATGGCGCAATTCAAATTTGGAATACACCTAAATGGCATTCGTGGCTGGGTGCGCTTCTCAGGATTGCTTACGACGAAAAAATTCGCGTGAATATTCCGTATCGCGATTTGACCGACAGGGAAATAAGCATAATTGAAAATGGCACCGGCTATTATAAGGGAATCCGAGATTTTTTCAAGATGGTTGAACGGAAAAGTTATAAAATTTATTATCGGGTTTTACTGAGCCGTTACCGTGGATACACCGATTGCGATCTGTGCGGCGGGTCGAGGTTGAGGCCCGAAGCGCTCAACATCAAAATCGACGGTAACACCATTCATGATGTGGTGCGGATGACGATTAATGAATCCCGGGAATTATTCCGGAATCTAAAATTATCCGATTATGATTTTGAAATAGGGAGAAGAATTTTAGATGAACTCAAGAAACGGTTGGGATATCTTGTTAACGTAGGAATCGGTTATCTTACTCTTGATCGGCTTTCTTCCACTTTATCGGGAGGGGAATCGCAGCGGATAAATCTATCGACCGCTCTCGGTTCATCTCTGATCGGCTCGCTCTATGTTTTGGATGAACCAAGTATCGGATTGCATCCTCGCGATAATGAGAAACTCATAAGTATTTTGAAATCGTTACGCGATGTTGGTAATACGGTGATCGTTGTTGAACATGATGCCGACATGATGAAATCTGCCGATGAAATTGTTGACATGGGTCCGCGGGCGGGTGAATTCGGCGGTGAAATTGTTTTTCAGGGCGATTATAAAAAATTGTTGAAGAATAAAAATTCACTTACAGGCAAATATTTATCCGGGGAGTTAGAAATTCCTGTTCCGTCAAAACGACGCAAACCGAAGCAAAAGAAAATCATAATTAAAGACGCATCCGAACATAATCTCAATGGTATCGATGTTGAAATTCCATTAAATCTATTCGTTGCTGTAACAGGTGTGAGCGGTTCCGGCAAAAGTACACTCATTCACGAGATACTTTATGCCGGACTGAAAAGAATCAAGGGAGATTTTTCGGAAAAAGTTGGACATCACAAAACAATCATTGGTGCGGAAGCGGTTGAGGGCGTGGAATTGGTCGATCAATCTCCAATAGGCAAAACGCCTCGCTCCAATCCTACTACCTACATAAAAGTATTCGATTTAATTCGTGATTTATTCGCATCAACACAATCGGCGAAGGTGCACGGATTCGCTCCCGGACATTTCTCTTTCAACGTTCCCGGGGGCAGATGCGAAACGTGCAAAGGAAGCGGCACACAAACAATCGAGATGCAGTTCCTTGCCGATCTCGAGTTGACTTGCGAGGTATGCAAAGGAAAAAGATTTAAGAAAGAGATCTTGGAGATACGTTTCCACGATAAGAATATCGATGATGTTTTGAATATGACAGTGACAGAAGCAATCCACTTTTTCGGATCGCACGCGGTTGGAAAACGTGTGGCAAAACGACTTCAGGTGTTAGATGATGTTGGACTTGGCTACATTCGGCTTGGGCAATCGGCAACAACTCTTTCGGGTGGTGAAGCGCAGCGAATCAAGCTCGCATCGCATCTCGGCAATCAAGATGAACAAAAACATACACTTTTTATTTTCGACGAACCTACAACCGGACTTCATTTAGATGACATAGCAAAGCTGCTTAAATGTTTCGACGCTCTGATTGAAAATGGTAACTCGGTTCTTATCATCGAGCATAACATGGATGTAATCAAATGTGCCGATTGGATTATCGATCTCGGTCCCGATGCGGGTGATGAAGGAGGAAGAATTGTCGCGGTTGGAACACCTGAAGAAATTGCGGAATGTAAGAGATCGTATACGGGAGAGTTTTTGAAGAAATATATTTAA
- a CDS encoding 4Fe-4S binding protein: MQADKFKNYIVAPITVIAFFSVVSIISWLAGDNFMSIINYIYIGLFASLGMLLYAKLPLKKKLRGRKISMFAIGGLLFLAMGVMGRIDGQIEGLFFYSLAGISAGTVMHYLIAKIIGPIFINRGWCGWGCWSMMIFDLFPYKRSDGRLPAKVGWIRYLHFAMSLSMVLLLWYGFQYSISRENWDIAGMYWFLGGNAFYYALGISLILWLKDNRAFCKYICPVTVILKASSSFSILRITGNKELCKECDACVKTCPMNIRISDYVQSGTRVLSSECTMCLSCISTCSSGSLRASLGFDVAVISKLQSRTLLQKENI; the protein is encoded by the coding sequence ATGCAAGCGGATAAATTCAAAAACTACATCGTCGCGCCAATTACGGTAATCGCCTTCTTCTCGGTTGTGAGTATTATCAGTTGGCTGGCTGGTGATAATTTCATGAGCATCATAAATTATATCTATATCGGATTATTTGCATCACTCGGAATGCTGCTTTACGCCAAACTTCCCCTGAAGAAAAAACTCAGAGGTCGGAAAATTTCGATGTTTGCGATTGGCGGTCTGCTGTTTCTTGCGATGGGAGTTATGGGACGAATCGATGGACAGATAGAGGGGCTTTTCTTTTACAGCCTGGCTGGAATTAGTGCCGGAACGGTAATGCACTACCTGATTGCAAAAATTATCGGTCCGATTTTTATAAACAGAGGATGGTGCGGCTGGGGATGCTGGTCGATGATGATTTTTGATTTGTTCCCCTATAAAAGAAGCGACGGTCGTCTGCCCGCTAAGGTTGGATGGATAAGATATTTACACTTCGCGATGAGTTTAAGTATGGTGCTTTTGTTGTGGTATGGATTTCAATACAGCATCAGCCGTGAAAATTGGGATATCGCAGGAATGTATTGGTTCTTAGGTGGAAATGCTTTTTATTATGCGCTCGGGATCAGCTTGATTTTATGGCTGAAGGATAATCGTGCTTTCTGCAAATATATTTGTCCGGTTACAGTGATATTAAAAGCATCGAGTTCTTTTTCAATCCTTCGCATCACAGGGAACAAAGAGTTGTGCAAAGAGTGCGATGCTTGCGTTAAAACATGTCCGATGAATATCCGCATTTCAGATTATGTACAATCCGGAACCAGAGTACTTTCGAGCGAGTGCACAATGTGCTTATCGTGCATATCCACATGCTCATCGGGATCGCTGAGAGCATCTCTTGGTTTTGATGTTGCAGTAATAAGTAAACTGCAATCAAGAACATTATTACAAAAGGAGAATATATGA
- a CDS encoding TonB-dependent receptor gives MKSYNIFLTILFTIASFAQQHKGNITGKVVDSKTMEPVPSVHIVVIEKSNIGTASDLEGIFKINDIDVGTYSLRISAVGYSTQVITNIVTTTGRATPILIKLDETVVELGEVTTNASYFSRAQQMSPVSSNLIDRSDVLRSPGGIQDVQRVAQNLPGVASSTDNINELIVRGGAPYENLTIMDNMEIPSINHYSNQFNSAGPINMVNADMIEDVKFSSGGFPAQYGDKSSSVMDLTVREGNRSKAFASKTSMNMAGVGTLVEGGFADGKGSYILSARNSLLEIIDKVVGISKISLTSIPKYWDLQSKFTYDLSQSHKLMLNVLYGDSRINIEGDPEAKDELRKNTIDSSSVEVVYPAIKQHGVGLSLRSLLGKDGYSIATIYSSGTSVDEDVREDFAVRTRDSQGETQSHQILNTIPTFSNHAVESFLGTKYELFYQIHPLHALSLGAQFQTISKWKNDVWFAADTSQFDLNRDGTFEPNLIIVPEGLYRTNYKFGAASRYYTYISDRFSISSQLALTFGLRYDHFTYSGRGNLSPRGSISYQIVPSASTITFAAGEYYQTQPFPYYGDRRQLNYNKNLENMKSTHYVLGYEHIFDHGLKASIETYFKSYKKAGVSEDFIYSAIDTFWSDKMLAIGERYAYGLEFFLEQKQVEEYFGTLSISLSKTKMKDPRIPKIVDWYSSEYDYPVVITALAGKVVKGVRDWCNNAPFFIKYPSYILPLSNEMEISFKYRFQSGRPYTPLEYITWKQDREGGVKWSRGSWISTPNENSARYPNYSRLDLQWLSRFYMTGWNINVYVALMNVTNTKNVFYENHRSDGTVETVYQFSFFPVLGVEAEF, from the coding sequence ATGAAAAGTTACAACATTTTTCTTACCATTCTATTTACGATCGCGTCTTTTGCTCAACAACATAAAGGGAACATCACGGGAAAAGTTGTCGATTCAAAAACAATGGAACCCGTTCCATCCGTTCATATAGTAGTTATTGAAAAATCAAATATTGGAACAGCATCCGATCTTGAGGGCATATTTAAAATCAACGATATCGATGTCGGGACTTATAGTCTTCGAATTTCAGCGGTCGGATACTCAACTCAAGTTATAACGAATATTGTTACAACCACGGGACGGGCGACACCGATATTGATAAAGCTCGACGAAACAGTTGTTGAGTTGGGAGAAGTTACAACCAACGCATCTTACTTCAGCCGCGCACAGCAAATGAGTCCGGTAAGTTCAAACCTCATCGATCGTTCCGACGTGCTTCGTTCGCCCGGCGGTATTCAAGATGTTCAACGTGTTGCACAAAATCTGCCCGGAGTAGCAAGTTCAACCGATAACATCAACGAACTAATTGTCCGCGGTGGCGCGCCTTACGAAAATCTCACAATCATGGACAACATGGAAATCCCTTCCATCAATCATTACTCAAATCAATTCAACTCTGCCGGACCGATTAACATGGTGAACGCTGACATGATAGAAGATGTAAAATTTTCTTCGGGCGGATTCCCCGCGCAGTACGGTGATAAATCATCGTCGGTAATGGATCTCACAGTTCGTGAGGGAAACCGAAGTAAAGCTTTCGCCTCAAAGACGTCGATGAATATGGCGGGTGTCGGAACACTCGTCGAAGGTGGCTTTGCCGATGGAAAGGGTTCATATATTTTATCCGCACGCAACAGTCTTCTGGAAATTATCGACAAGGTCGTTGGTATATCTAAAATCTCACTAACTTCAATTCCAAAATATTGGGATTTGCAATCCAAATTCACTTACGATCTTTCTCAGTCACATAAACTTATGCTCAATGTTCTTTACGGTGACAGTCGTATCAACATAGAAGGTGATCCTGAAGCGAAGGATGAACTCCGCAAGAACACTATTGATTCCTCAAGTGTTGAGGTCGTTTACCCTGCAATAAAACAACATGGCGTTGGCTTGAGTCTTCGAAGTTTGTTGGGTAAAGATGGATATTCTATCGCAACGATTTACTCTTCTGGAACATCAGTTGATGAAGATGTGCGAGAAGACTTCGCAGTGCGCACACGGGACTCACAAGGAGAAACTCAATCTCATCAGATTCTGAATACGATACCAACCTTTTCAAACCACGCGGTGGAATCGTTTCTTGGAACGAAGTACGAATTATTTTATCAGATTCATCCACTTCATGCGCTTTCTCTCGGCGCGCAATTTCAAACCATAAGCAAGTGGAAGAACGATGTTTGGTTTGCAGCAGATACATCTCAATTCGATCTTAATAGAGACGGTACGTTTGAACCCAATCTAATTATTGTGCCGGAAGGATTGTACCGCACAAACTATAAATTTGGAGCAGCAAGCAGATATTATACATATATAAGCGATAGGTTTTCAATCTCGTCTCAACTCGCGTTAACATTCGGTCTTCGATACGATCACTTCACTTACTCAGGAAGAGGAAACCTTTCCCCGAGGGGAAGTATTTCATATCAAATTGTTCCATCGGCAAGCACTATCACGTTTGCAGCGGGTGAATATTACCAAACCCAGCCGTTCCCATATTACGGCGATAGGCGACAGTTAAATTACAACAAAAATCTTGAGAACATGAAATCAACTCACTACGTTTTAGGGTACGAACATATTTTCGATCACGGTTTGAAGGCGAGTATCGAGACATATTTCAAATCGTACAAGAAAGCAGGAGTATCGGAGGATTTTATCTACTCGGCAATAGATACCTTCTGGTCAGATAAAATGCTTGCCATTGGTGAGCGGTATGCATATGGTCTTGAGTTCTTTCTGGAACAAAAACAAGTTGAGGAATATTTCGGAACACTGAGCATCTCACTCTCCAAAACAAAAATGAAAGACCCAAGAATACCTAAAATTGTTGATTGGTATTCTTCGGAATATGATTACCCGGTAGTCATCACCGCGCTTGCCGGAAAAGTTGTGAAGGGAGTACGCGATTGGTGTAACAATGCACCATTCTTCATTAAATATCCATCATACATTCTTCCATTGTCAAACGAAATGGAAATAAGTTTCAAGTACCGATTTCAGTCCGGCAGACCTTACACACCGCTGGAATACATTACATGGAAACAGGATAGAGAAGGTGGAGTTAAGTGGTCAAGGGGTTCATGGATATCAACGCCTAATGAAAATTCTGCACGCTACCCAAACTACAGCCGGCTCGATCTTCAATGGCTGAGTAGATTTTATATGACAGGATGGAACATCAATGTTTACGTTGCACTCATGAATGTTACCAATACAAAAAATGTTTTCTACGAAAATCATAGAAGCGATGGGACCGTAGAAACAGTGTATCAATTCTCATTCTTTCCAGTATTGGGTGTAGAAGCGGAATTTTAA
- a CDS encoding SpoIIE family protein phosphatase, with product MQNIFTQPYLWSTVLGVIVSGVGLAILVLSLLRWKRKDLAMITFGATSLLYGLRLLVETKLDQYINTAPPQVLLYFIAFGAYVLPVPLSVFLLQLFGKGWKNSMLWVFRAATAFALIGILSDIIQAMPFSLERINNVLIIVWAFVVFKNSLWKGMKKTRELQVVLIGFVMFGLFAVNANLVELNLLPWNWSEEAIGYLFFLISLGYAVVHRFFNNEKQLIAVQQEMETARQIQFSILPNRIPAIEGLNITARYIPMTAVAGDFYDIVLLSKRQVCILVADVSGHGVGAALIASMIKVAFASQTQNMADPARVLSTMNRILCDKLESNFVTSGCLFINLDKGTMNYAGAGHPPMILHRRTNHKIYEFASNGILLGPFSDAKYEVTTMPIESGDRLILYTDGIIETTNASGSYFGDGPFKDFIETHAHLSAENFADTLLQHINQWSGKSTGESLDDDLTLIVIDKS from the coding sequence ATGCAAAACATTTTCACACAGCCATATTTATGGAGCACAGTACTGGGAGTGATAGTCTCTGGCGTGGGATTAGCCATTCTTGTGCTTTCACTCCTCAGATGGAAACGGAAAGACCTTGCCATGATAACGTTCGGGGCAACGTCTTTGCTCTATGGTCTACGGCTGCTTGTTGAAACAAAATTAGATCAATACATCAATACTGCGCCACCGCAGGTGCTTCTGTATTTTATTGCGTTCGGTGCTTACGTTCTTCCTGTTCCGCTTTCGGTTTTTTTGTTGCAACTCTTTGGTAAAGGTTGGAAAAATTCGATGTTGTGGGTTTTTCGGGCTGCAACCGCTTTCGCTTTAATAGGTATCCTCTCGGATATAATTCAAGCAATGCCCTTCTCACTAGAGCGGATTAATAATGTTCTTATCATCGTGTGGGCATTTGTGGTATTCAAAAATTCCCTCTGGAAAGGGATGAAAAAGACAAGGGAATTACAGGTAGTGTTGATTGGATTCGTCATGTTCGGTCTATTCGCAGTGAATGCGAATCTCGTTGAGTTGAATCTTCTTCCCTGGAATTGGAGTGAAGAAGCAATTGGCTATTTATTCTTCCTTATCTCTCTTGGGTATGCTGTTGTTCACCGGTTCTTCAACAACGAGAAACAACTTATCGCCGTTCAGCAAGAGATGGAAACTGCACGGCAGATACAATTCTCCATTCTCCCCAACCGGATACCGGCCATCGAGGGTTTAAACATTACAGCTCGGTACATTCCGATGACAGCAGTTGCAGGTGATTTTTATGATATTGTTCTCCTTAGCAAAAGACAGGTTTGTATTCTGGTGGCGGATGTCTCAGGACATGGTGTGGGAGCCGCGCTCATTGCTTCCATGATTAAGGTTGCCTTTGCATCACAAACTCAAAACATGGCCGATCCTGCACGGGTTCTAAGTACCATGAATCGTATCCTTTGTGATAAATTAGAAAGTAATTTTGTCACATCAGGATGTCTATTCATTAATCTTGATAAGGGAACGATGAACTACGCCGGCGCCGGACACCCTCCAATGATACTCCATCGAAGAACAAATCACAAAATTTATGAATTTGCCAGTAATGGAATACTCTTGGGTCCATTTTCGGATGCTAAATATGAAGTCACAACAATGCCGATAGAATCAGGAGATCGGTTAATTTTGTACACCGACGGCATCATTGAAACAACAAATGCATCCGGCAGTTATTTTGGAGATGGACCTTTCAAAGATTTCATCGAAACACATGCTCACCTTTCGGCAGAGAATTTTGCCGACACGCTTCTTCAACATATTAATCAGTGGTCTGGTAAATCCACAGGAGAATCACTCGACGACGACTTGACACTCATTGTTATTGATAAATCATGA
- a CDS encoding 4Fe-4S binding protein, translating to MESESKLNFRRLATPITIFVAFWTLGTVLQIIGGGWFYFINFGYIGTSVGVGMGLYMILPPKKKERGRKLAQLLVGIYMLGFLGLILKENMQIEGFFFYLLTGFIAGAVLHYLVAKIIGPLLFHRVWCSWACWTAMVLDFLPYTRNKEGRLPEKWGYLRYVHLLLSFGVVTLLWYGLHYGVILQSVSEVYWLVIGNVLYYGIAITMAYHLKDNRAFCKYVCPIPVLQKLPSRFSLMKIAGNYDLCNDCDACVKMCPMDIRIPEYLKSGKRVLSTECTYCLICINVCAKKALRTSFGFDVGGLEILNTRKSLTQ from the coding sequence ATGGAATCCGAAAGTAAACTTAACTTCCGCCGTCTCGCAACTCCGATCACTATTTTTGTTGCGTTCTGGACTCTTGGCACCGTCCTGCAAATAATAGGAGGCGGCTGGTTTTACTTTATCAACTTTGGATATATCGGAACTTCGGTCGGTGTGGGCATGGGACTTTACATGATACTTCCTCCGAAGAAAAAAGAGCGAGGACGAAAGTTGGCACAGCTCCTTGTAGGTATCTATATGCTTGGCTTCCTTGGATTAATTTTAAAAGAGAATATGCAAATTGAAGGTTTCTTTTTCTACCTTCTCACGGGGTTTATAGCAGGTGCCGTTCTTCATTACCTTGTAGCTAAAATTATTGGACCTCTATTATTTCATCGAGTATGGTGTTCATGGGCTTGCTGGACTGCAATGGTATTGGATTTCCTGCCATATACAAGAAATAAGGAAGGAAGACTACCGGAGAAATGGGGCTATTTAAGATATGTGCATTTGCTTCTAAGTTTTGGTGTTGTTACTCTACTCTGGTATGGACTACACTACGGAGTGATCTTACAAAGTGTGTCAGAAGTCTATTGGCTGGTCATTGGGAACGTGCTCTATTATGGAATTGCGATAACAATGGCATATCATTTAAAAGATAATCGGGCTTTCTGCAAGTATGTTTGTCCGATTCCTGTTCTTCAGAAACTTCCGAGCCGTTTTTCTCTGATGAAGATTGCCGGCAACTACGATCTTTGTAACGACTGCGATGCTTGTGTCAAGATGTGCCCTATGGACATTCGCATCCCCGAATATCTTAAAAGCGGGAAACGAGTACTCTCGACCGAATGCACATATTGTCTCATTTGCATAAATGTCTGCGCTAAAAAAGCGTTACGCACCTCTTTTGGTTTTGATGTCGGCGGACTTGAGATTCTTAACACCCGAAAAAGTTTAACACAATAA